Sequence from the Fibrobacter sp. UWP2 genome:
TGGTAGCCCAAGTCGCGGTGCTTGAGCGGGTCGCCCACCATGTCGAGGAACTTGAGGTTCTCCGCATCGGAACCTTCGTCAATGTTGATGTAGAAGGTCTTGTCGAGGTCGCTTTCCAAGTAGCCCGCTGAGTCGGTATCGACGGGCTTTATCGCGCGCACGTAAATGGTGAGGGTATCGCCCACTTCCATCTTGGTGGCAGAGATGTTCTTGTCTTCTATTTTCTTTTTGCAATCGGCGTCCAGGCAGTATTCCAGAGTCGGGGCGTAAAAGTTGTACACGCGATTGATGCTGACGTCTTCCATGTCCTCACGGGTGGACACGCCAAGCATCACGTTGTAGATGGGATAAAGGCCATTCACGGACACGGCGATTAGGCCCTGATCATTGGCAACCAGCTTTTGACGGTTCTCGATATCGGTACCCTCGACATAGAGCTTGTAGGTCACGGAATCGTTATCGGCCAGCGGAGCGTAAACGTACATTTCGGCGTTCGGGATGGCCTTGCTTATGTCCAGCGGGTCCTCGCCATCGGGAACCACAAAAAGGTACATGCCGGCGCCCTTCTCGATGCGGACATAGGCACAACGGGAATCCGTCGAGGAAGAATAGTTTCGACAATCAATTTTCTCTTGCGCAAAAACACCGGTCGTAAACAAGAGTAACGACAACCACAACAAGCAAACACGATTTGCATTCACGTAAAACATAAAACACCTCAAAAACCCATCAGCAAAATGCTAGGACAATACATTATTAAATGTATCTTTTTTTTATCCAAAAATGAAGGACGAGAATCACACTGGCTCAATTCTAAACTTCAAGTCGGTTTATTCCAAGTTGGAATAGAGGTCGGCGACCACGGAATCCATAAAAAGCCACCCCTCGCCTGTTAAGCAGATCACGTCATTTTGACATGTGAGATAACCCCGGTCAACCCACTTGTCCACAGCTGGCTGTGGAAGGCGCCGACCCAAGCCACGCAAGGCTTCGAGGTTCGCACCATATTTTGTACGCAACGAGAGCTGCAGGTACTCGGCAACCCGCTCTTCGGGCCCGATCGGGTCCAGGGTAAGCCCGCTTTTGGGGCATCCCGAGAGCACGTATTTCCGCCACGACGCATACATCTCGGGAGCATAAAAACGGGTCCCCTCAAAGAAGCCGTGCGCCCCCGGACCAAAGGCCAAATACTCGCCCCGTCGCCAGTAATTCAGGTTGTGGAGGCTCTCCTCACCAGAGCGGGCGAAATTTGAGGTCTCATAGCGCTCAAAGCCCTTTTGGGCAAGCATCCCGACCCCACGCAGGTACATGGGGCCATACAAATCCTCGTCCACGGATTCCTCCCCACGGGCAATCCGCCTGCCCAGACGGGACCTGGGGTCCACCTTGAGCCCGTAAAAGCTGATGTGCCCCAGCGGGTAATCCGAAATGCGGTCCAAATCGCCCAAAAATCCGTCCAGGGACTGCCCTGGCAAATTGAACATGAGGTCGGCACTGACCCGCAAACCAGGCCTCCGGAGGAGCAATTCCAGGGCATATTGCCCCGCCCCCTTCACATGGCTGCGCCCTATACGGGAGAGCAGGTCCTCGTGGAAGGTCTGGAGGCCGATACTCACGCGGTCAATGCCGTTTTCCACCGCCACAGCCAAGCGTTCCTCGTCGCAACTCTCGGGATTGAACTCCATGGTCGCCTCCCTGAGTTCCTTTAAGGGGATCCCCGCCCTTTTTAGCGCCGCAAAAAGCCTCGAGAGAAGCTCCGGGGAGAGCAGGGAGGGCGTTCCGCCGCCCACATAAAGGGTCTCAACACGTTCCAACGCCCCCGGGTGGCGCTCGGCAAAAGCGGAAATCTCCGCGGAAACCAACTGCAAATACTCCAAATGAAGCCGTTCCGGCGACTGGATCGTGTGAAAGTCGCAATAGTCGCAGACCTTAGAACAAAATGGAATATGTAGGTATAGACCAAGCATTTCGCCACTAAAATCAAGATTTTCTCGTTTATCGTAAAAATTAATTTATTTTATAGAACTGTTATGGATGTACAAAAAAAGAACAGGCTGAAAAACAGGCTCAAGAAGCGGCTGCCGCTCCTTGTTTTTTTGACATTGTGCACCATCATCTTTTTTTTCGCCTCCACCCTCCTTTTGGAAGACTCCTACAAAGACATCATTTTGATCGTGATGATCTGGTCTCTTCCCCTGTTCATCCACTAGCCTATGGCAATGACCCGTCTAACACAGCGCAAGTTCAAGGCCATCTGCTACTACGTTTTGAGTTGGGTGGTAAGCACGCATTGCATTGCGTTATTGATGCAGTACGCCTCCGAGCAGCCTTTCAATTGGCACCTCGTTCTTTTTGTTTTGCAGTGGTCCCTGTTCATGGGGCTTTCGCACGGACTTTACGACGTCGTGGTTCTGCAGGACGAAATGGACCACAGGCCGCCTTCCGTCGCGTTCCTCATCAGATCCGCCTTCTTTATTTGCAGCATTGCGGCGAACATAGTGCTGTGCATTTTGTTGTGGAGCGCCCCCGAGGCGCATACGCTGATCAACGAGCGGAACCTCGCCCACATTGGCGAAGTCTTTAGCGACCGTCATACGCAAATCGCCATCATATTCCTGTTCATCCTCAGCCACCTCATCACCTTCGTGCGATCGGTCCATAAAAAGTTCGGCACCCGCGTGTTTATCAACACCATACTGGGCAAGTACCAGGATCCCATTGAAGAGGAGCTGGTGTTCATGTTCATTGACTTGCGACGTTCCACCGACATTGCCGAGGAACTGGGGCACGTCACCTACAGCAACTTTATGAAAGACTACTACAAGCTGCTCTCCAACTGTTGCGAGGAGAACCGGGGCGAAATCTACCAGATCGCAGGCGACGGCGCGTTCATCACTTGGAAAATCAAGAACTGCAAAAAGAAAGCGCGCCCAATCAACCTCTTTTACGACTTTGACGAGTGCCTGCAAAAGACCAAGGCGAAGTTCTTGAGACGCTATGGCATCGCCCCGACGTTCAAGGCGGGGGCTCACTGCGGCAAGGTCATCTCGACCGAGGTCGGGAACTTTGGCAGCGAAATGGCCTACCACGGTGACGTGCTGAACACCACCAGCAGAATCCAGTCCCTTTGCGCCAAATTGGGGCAGGAATTTTTGATTTCCCAGGAACTCCAGGACATTTTGCCCAAGCCCCTCCCCCACGGGTACCTGAGCAAAAAAGAGGGATTTTTCGAATTAAGGGGTAAAAAACGGGAAATTTTGATATTTTCTTTGCAAAAACCCTTGACAAACTTAAATCCATAAGCTATAATTGTGCTCACCTCGCGGGAATAGCTCAGTTGGTAGAGCACGACCTTGCCAAGGTCGGGGTCGAGGGTCCGAGTCCCTTTTCCCGCTCTAAAAAAAGAAAACCACCCTTTTGGGTGGTTTCTTTTTTTATGTGCCGGGATAAAAAGGAACTCGGAGCCGAGAAGAGGGTGCGACTGAAATTTTTCACATGCGAACATCGTGAGCATAACTGAAAAATTTCAGCACTTGAGGCGCAAGCCTCAAGCCCGTAGGGCGAGGCTTCGGCTCGCGTAGCGAGGGCCCGAAGCCGAGTAATCCCTTTTGACGCCTTCGGCGTCCGCGGCGTCACTCGGTCATATATACAAAACTTAGAACTTTAGTTCTCTAGTTGAGTTATCCTCTATGAGGAGAAAAATGCACACATTTTTCTACGACACTCGTTTAGCACGCTTTTCCCGCTCTATGCTTTTAGTCCTTTATGCAACGGACGTTATACGCTACATTTTCCTTGCCATCACTTTGATACAAGAACATGGTGTTGCCGACGTCAATGTGCAAATAGAACCCTGCAGAACTCCAGAAATAAGCGCCCGAGCCTTCAAACATATAAGTTCGATCTCCAGACAGGAGCCCTCCAGGACGCGCATAGAACCTATATTCATTCGTTCCAAACTCACTTTTCCAGTAAAGTGACACACTGACTTTTCTTGGGGATCCGCCGACCGCCCTTAAGAAGACCTGCCAATCATAGTTGCTAGGTAAATGCCATCCGCTAGGACAAACACCCTGGACAGGCAAGGTTGGCGTACATAACTCTTTGATACCGCAGCCCTTGCCATCCGAACTCCATACACCCGCACTGTCCATCGCGGAAGCCCAGGTGTAATAGCGACCATACTTGATACAATCACCCGAATGACTAAAACAGAAATTGCTGGAATCACGGGAATCCGGGTCCGCCTTGTAAGAGAACTTCAAGTTTTCCGCCATCCAGGTCTGTTCACCAATCGTCACAGTCCCGTAGGTCTGACCATCACGCTCGTCAGTCATGGTTCCCGTCACCACCGTCGAAGGGTCAACAACCGCCTGATTGACGCTACTGCTGGACTCAATTACCATGCGACTGCTTGATTTCGGCGTAGCGCTAGAAGATGAAGGAACAACATCCTTAACACAACGGACGGAATATCCTTCGTATTTGAAGAAGGAGTAATTTTTCATGACTATGTCGGCGGAATAAAAAGATATGCCGTACGCATCATTACCGGAACCGCACTCTGTAGCAGTCCAGAAGTACGCTTGGCTAGACCTTTCCGTATACGCCACACGGGAGGCCACACCCATGGAGCTTCTGCCCGCAGGGAGCACAGAAAACTCATAGGCATCCGTCCCTTCTTTATCAATAAACCAACCTTCGGTGGACTTGAGCAATCTACCCGCTTCAGATTCATCTCCGACCAGGGCAATCAACTTGAACCATTCGCTTTGCGTCGACAGGTGCCAATCCTTAGGGCAAGCCCCCCGCACAGTAGATGTCAGGAAACACCTCGTACCATAGCCACAGCCCTTGCTATTATTAGAAAATATGGCAGCACTGTCCATCGCGGCAGCCCAGGTGTAAAGGCGGCCGTACTTGGAGCATCGGGAAGGATCATTATTATAACAGAAACTGGTGGAGTCAAGGGAATCTGAGGCCACCAAGTAAGCAAAGTTCAGGTTTTCTGCCATCCAGGTCTGTTCGCCAATCGTTACAGTTCTATAAACCTGGCCGTCGCGGTAGTCCGTCAGGGTGTTGTTTTTGACATCGTAAACGCTTCTGTCATCGCCCACGCTGAACGACGACGGAATGCTCGAAGAACTGCGTACTTCGCTACTGGAAGTTCCGCTGCTAGAAGCCGCGCTGCTGGACGATACACTGCTGGAGCTTTCCGCATCTTTGCCGCTATCCGATGACCTTGACTCGGAGCTGCTGGAGGTTACGCTGCTTGAACTTTTGCCACTAGAACTGGACTTGCCGCTGCTAGAAGATACACTGCTGGAGCTCTCCACGTCTTTGCCGCTATCCGACGACTTCGACGCAGAACTGCTGGAGCCGCCTTCTTTGCCGCTGCTGGAAGACACGCCACCCACCGGAATCCACTCCTCGTCGGAACAGGTGTAAAGAATTTCTTCCTCGGACGCAAGGGCGTATTGCCCCTCCCTGCCCTGGTTGCAGACCTTGAAATCTTCCGGCTCGTCCTCAGTCTGGGAAACCTTCTCCCACCTGAACTTGTCGCCAGATTCCACGCAAACATAGGGAGTGTCCTTGACAAACTCGAGGCTACCCGCCTTCTTGGCGGTGCAGTTGCTCAAGTCGTCGATAGACAAGACTGCGTTATCGGGCAGCTTCTCCGGGCGCGCGCTGAAGTCGCTGTCATCGTCACCGCAGGCAGCCAGGCCAACGGCCACAGCGGCCACGAGTGCAAGTGAATAAACTTGGGGTTTTCGCAAATCTGCTAGCATAGGGCACCTCGAAGTGAAACTATATTATTTCACCCCGATTTGCAACAGGCTAGCCCTGCAGGACGCATTCCGGATGTTCTTTCATCTCGTCCAGCTGAATCTGGTGAAGCACCACGTGGCCTTTCACCAGGCTCTGCTGCACGTCGATGATACGCTGGTTGCTCGAACCGCGGAACTTGAGTTCGAGCGACTTTTTCGCCATGACGAACGGGCCGTCGATAAGGATGTCGGCATAGGCGAGCAGGTCGAGGAACGACGGGATTTCTTCCCAGTGCTGCTGCAGGTATTCGAACGTGTACCCCGTAAAGATTACAAGACTCAGGCCGCGATCCTTGATTTCGCGGGCTAGCGGAACGAGCGCCGCCGCCTGGTCCATCGGGTCGCCACCGCTAAACGTGACACCGTCGAGCAGAGGGTTCTCGTCAATCATCGCAAGGATTTCGTCGATTTCGATAAAATGCCCGCCGTTGAAATCGTGCGTCTGCGGATTCTGGCAACCGGGGCAGTTGTGGTGGCATCCCTGCGTAAAGACCGTCATGCGAATGCCCGGACCGTCCACGAAAGATTCGGGCTCGATGCCCGCAATGCGAAGTCTCGGAGTTTCCTGTTCCATTCCTAAAAAAATCCCTATTTACAACAAAATAAAAAACGGCGGGACATGCCCGCCTAAGATTACCTAGCAGGTGTTTCGTACCCGGACAAATGTCCAGGCATTACACGCCGTGCTTGACACGGTCGTTCACTTCGGCACGCTTCGCGTTGTTGAAGCGGTCGACTGTTCCGACCAGGTAGCCCGTAATACGGCGGATGCGTTCGAATCCGACGCCTTCGCCAAACTTGTTCAGTTCTTTTTCTGACATTGTTGTTTACTCCTTGCTTGTTAAAACTGGTTACCGGACACCCCTGAACACGGGCATGCCGGGATAAAGCTTGCGCAGTTCCTCGATCTTCGCCTCGGAAATCGCATGTCCTTCGCTACGTCCGCAACGCGGGCACACATCGCCGATGACACCGACGAATCCGCAGACCGGGTCACGGTCGACCGGATGGTTGATGCTGCCGTAACCGATACCCACCTCGGCCATGTAGCGCACGATTTTCTCGAACGCGTCGAGGTTCTGCGTCGGGTCGCCATCGAGCTCGATGTAGCTGATGTGGCCAGCGTTGGTGAGCGCGTGGTACGGGGCTTCGAGAGCGAGCTTCTTGAAGGCCGAAATCTTGTAGTACACCGGCACGTGGAACGAGTTGGTGTAGTAATCGCGGTCGGTAACACCCGGGATGATGCCGAACTTCTTCTTGTCCATGCGAACGAAGCGGCCCGAGAGGCCTTCTGCCGGCGTGGCGAGCAAGCTGAAGTTGAGACCGAGGCGCTTGGACTCGTTGTCGCAGAATTCGCGCATGTGCTTGATAATCTTGAGACCGAGTTCCTGGGACGCTTCGGATTCGCCGTGATGCTTGCCCGTGAGGGCCACGAGCGTTTCGGCAAGGCCGATGAAGCCGATGGAAAGCGTTCCGTGCTTGATGACCTCGCCCACGGTGTCTTCCCAGCCGAGCTTCTCGGAATCGATCCAGACGCCCTGTCCCATGAGGAACGGGAAGTTCTTGACCTTGCGCTTGCTCTGGACGGCAAAGCGTTCCATGAGCTGGTCGCTCACCAGTTGCAGCATGCGGTCGAGTTCCTTGAAGAACAGGTCCACGGACTTCATCTTGATGGCGATACGGGGCAAGTTGATGGAGGTGAAGCTCAGGTTGCCGCGGCCGTACGAGATTTCGCGGGTCGGGTCGTAGTTGTTGCCGATAACGCGGGTGCGGCAGCCCATGTAAGAGATTTCTGTTTCCGGATGGCCTTCCTTGTAGTACTGCAGGTTGTACGGGGCATCCTGGAAGCTGAAGTTCGGGAACAGGCGCTTCGCGCTCACGCGGCAAGCAAGCTTGAACAAATCGTAGTTCGGGTCGCCCTCGTTCAGGTTCACGCCCTTCTTCACGCGGAAAATCTGGATCGGGAAGATGGCCGTTTCGCCACCGCCCAGGCCCTCCTCGGTGGTGAGCAACAGGTTCTTCATCACCATGCGGGCTTCCGGTTCGGTGCACATGCCGTAGTTGATGCTAGAGAACGGGGTCTGCGCACCGGCGCGGCTGTGCATGGAGTTCAGGTTGTGAACAAACGCTTCCATCGCCTGGAACGTCGTCTTGTCGGTTTCCTCGTAGGCCATCTTCTCGGCAAACTTCTGGGCCTTCATCACCGTCTCGACATCGAAAGTCTTGGAAAGTTCGCGGGCTTCGGCCTCGAC
This genomic interval carries:
- the hemW gene encoding radical SAM family heme chaperone HemW, which gives rise to MLGLYLHIPFCSKVCDYCDFHTIQSPERLHLEYLQLVSAEISAFAERHPGALERVETLYVGGGTPSLLSPELLSRLFAALKRAGIPLKELREATMEFNPESCDEERLAVAVENGIDRVSIGLQTFHEDLLSRIGRSHVKGAGQYALELLLRRPGLRVSADLMFNLPGQSLDGFLGDLDRISDYPLGHISFYGLKVDPRSRLGRRIARGEESVDEDLYGPMYLRGVGMLAQKGFERYETSNFARSGEESLHNLNYWRRGEYLAFGPGAHGFFEGTRFYAPEMYASWRKYVLSGCPKSGLTLDPIGPEERVAEYLQLSLRTKYGANLEALRGLGRRLPQPAVDKWVDRGYLTCQNDVICLTGEGWLFMDSVVADLYSNLE
- a CDS encoding adenylate/guanylate cyclase domain-containing protein, translating into MTRLTQRKFKAICYYVLSWVVSTHCIALLMQYASEQPFNWHLVLFVLQWSLFMGLSHGLYDVVVLQDEMDHRPPSVAFLIRSAFFICSIAANIVLCILLWSAPEAHTLINERNLAHIGEVFSDRHTQIAIIFLFILSHLITFVRSVHKKFGTRVFINTILGKYQDPIEEELVFMFIDLRRSTDIAEELGHVTYSNFMKDYYKLLSNCCEENRGEIYQIAGDGAFITWKIKNCKKKARPINLFYDFDECLQKTKAKFLRRYGIAPTFKAGAHCGKVISTEVGNFGSEMAYHGDVLNTTSRIQSLCAKLGQEFLISQELQDILPKPLPHGYLSKKEGFFELRGKKREILIFSLQKPLTNLNP
- a CDS encoding FISUMP domain-containing protein, whose amino-acid sequence is MLADLRKPQVYSLALVAAVAVGLAACGDDDSDFSARPEKLPDNAVLSIDDLSNCTAKKAGSLEFVKDTPYVCVESGDKFRWEKVSQTEDEPEDFKVCNQGREGQYALASEEEILYTCSDEEWIPVGGVSSSSGKEGGSSSSASKSSDSGKDVESSSSVSSSSGKSSSSGKSSSSVTSSSSESRSSDSGKDAESSSSVSSSSAASSSGTSSSEVRSSSSIPSSFSVGDDRSVYDVKNNTLTDYRDGQVYRTVTIGEQTWMAENLNFAYLVASDSLDSTSFCYNNDPSRCSKYGRLYTWAAAMDSAAIFSNNSKGCGYGTRCFLTSTVRGACPKDWHLSTQSEWFKLIALVGDESEAGRLLKSTEGWFIDKEGTDAYEFSVLPAGRSSMGVASRVAYTERSSQAYFWTATECGSGNDAYGISFYSADIVMKNYSFFKYEGYSVRCVKDVVPSSSSATPKSSSRMVIESSSSVNQAVVDPSTVVTGTMTDERDGQTYGTVTIGEQTWMAENLKFSYKADPDSRDSSNFCFSHSGDCIKYGRYYTWASAMDSAGVWSSDGKGCGIKELCTPTLPVQGVCPSGWHLPSNYDWQVFLRAVGGSPRKVSVSLYWKSEFGTNEYRFYARPGGLLSGDRTYMFEGSGAYFWSSAGFYLHIDVGNTMFLYQSDGKENVAYNVRCIKD
- the nrdG gene encoding anaerobic ribonucleoside-triphosphate reductase activating protein, which encodes MEQETPRLRIAGIEPESFVDGPGIRMTVFTQGCHHNCPGCQNPQTHDFNGGHFIEIDEILAMIDENPLLDGVTFSGGDPMDQAAALVPLAREIKDRGLSLVIFTGYTFEYLQQHWEEIPSFLDLLAYADILIDGPFVMAKKSLELKFRGSSNQRIIDVQQSLVKGHVVLHQIQLDEMKEHPECVLQG
- the nrdD gene encoding anaerobic ribonucleoside-triphosphate reductase, with the protein product MSEKELNKFGEGVGFERIRRITGYLVGTVDRFNNAKRAEVNDRVKHGV
- a CDS encoding anaerobic ribonucleoside triphosphate reductase, whose amino-acid sequence is MIFTVKKRDGREMPFNIEKISEAIIKAFRASGELNEQIKASQDQLDLLGHEDLLTSSALKVSAYAVGRLEAEGKNKPDIEEIQDAVEKALTECGYADTAKSYILYRAERTRIREVNTRLMHTLRDITFSSAKESDLKRENANIDGDTAMGTMLKYGSESAKHFYTMMMLKPEHSRAHMDGDIHIHDLDFYSLTMTCCQIDLKKLFKNGFNTGHGHLREPKDIRSYAALAAIAIQSNQNDQHGGQSIPNFDYAMADGVRITYRKSYLSNMVKALILLTGKTEEEIQPVVKKLHTEMAEMGMVATLVPNEKFVEAEARELSKTFDVETVMKAQKFAEKMAYEETDKTTFQAMEAFVHNLNSMHSRAGAQTPFSSINYGMCTEPEARMVMKNLLLTTEEGLGGGETAIFPIQIFRVKKGVNLNEGDPNYDLFKLACRVSAKRLFPNFSFQDAPYNLQYYKEGHPETEISYMGCRTRVIGNNYDPTREISYGRGNLSFTSINLPRIAIKMKSVDLFFKELDRMLQLVSDQLMERFAVQSKRKVKNFPFLMGQGVWIDSEKLGWEDTVGEVIKHGTLSIGFIGLAETLVALTGKHHGESEASQELGLKIIKHMREFCDNESKRLGLNFSLLATPAEGLSGRFVRMDKKKFGIIPGVTDRDYYTNSFHVPVYYKISAFKKLALEAPYHALTNAGHISYIELDGDPTQNLDAFEKIVRYMAEVGIGYGSINHPVDRDPVCGFVGVIGDVCPRCGRSEGHAISEAKIEELRKLYPGMPVFRGVR